Proteins encoded by one window of Cylindrospermum stagnale PCC 7417:
- the ribH gene encoding 6,7-dimethyl-8-ribityllumazine synthase, translating to MAVFEGTFTQTQTEPLRFALVIGRFNDLVTVKLLEGCQDCLKRHGIDTNPHGKQVDYVWVPGSFEVPIVARQLALSQRYDAVICLGAVIKGQTPHFDYVSSEVAKGIAAAGFQTGVPVIFGILTVDTMQQALERAGIKSNHGWEYAMNALEMASLMRQLRSNLAEPYVRNAQPLPASLVGNFAPESEELG from the coding sequence ATGGCAGTTTTTGAGGGAACTTTTACCCAGACTCAAACAGAACCTTTGCGGTTTGCCCTAGTAATTGGTCGATTCAATGACCTAGTTACCGTTAAGCTGCTAGAGGGGTGTCAAGATTGCTTGAAACGTCACGGCATCGATACCAATCCCCACGGCAAGCAGGTAGACTATGTTTGGGTACCTGGAAGCTTTGAAGTGCCCATCGTCGCCCGCCAACTGGCACTCTCTCAACGCTACGATGCCGTAATCTGCCTAGGCGCAGTGATCAAAGGGCAAACACCCCATTTTGATTACGTATCTTCAGAAGTAGCCAAGGGCATTGCTGCTGCTGGCTTTCAAACAGGTGTACCCGTGATTTTTGGGATTTTGACAGTAGACACCATGCAGCAAGCCTTAGAACGGGCAGGCATTAAAAGCAATCATGGCTGGGAGTACGCGATGAATGCCCTAGAAATGGCTAGCCTAATGCGGCAATTGCGCTCTAATCTGGCAGAACCTTATGTTCGTAATGCCCAGCCCTTACCAGCTTCTTTAGTGGGTAACTTTGCCCCAGAGTCAGAAGAATTGGGCTAA
- a CDS encoding glutamate-5-semialdehyde dehydrogenase encodes MTVEVLDDYPEPINSAKRAYQASLKLGITKGADRSRAVLAMAQALEHSFDDILEANTLDLEASREMAVPELILDWLKLTPSRLEATVEILRRLGELSDPLRRVRNADYQQEDSQSYSQLMPLGVIGFIYEAFPDLGAIAAGFCIKTGNSLILKGSTEASHSNAAIAEVLQTAISEVGLPEGCVELITAEHGASIRDLVTQDQYVNLVIPYGRSSLIQQVVRQSTSPVLKSAMGNCYLYWSLNGSLEMVRWMILDSHQSEPDPVNAIEKVLIHRQSLPSSLSVLWNSLKEKGFEIKGDEELVEAFPQLQLAKEGEWGNPYLTKTVAFKLVDSLESAIAWINHYSSGHADSIVTDSYQESRQFALGVNTASTYINASPRFYRNPSRGDSAFLGMSNQKGHRRGFISLESLTTVKHIVQGNGRF; translated from the coding sequence ATGACCGTTGAAGTTTTGGATGATTACCCCGAACCAATAAACAGTGCTAAACGCGCTTATCAAGCTTCCCTGAAGTTGGGGATCACAAAGGGAGCAGATCGGAGTCGTGCTGTATTAGCAATGGCACAGGCGCTTGAGCATTCATTTGACGACATTCTAGAAGCCAACACCTTGGATCTAGAAGCCAGTCGGGAGATGGCTGTGCCTGAGTTGATTTTAGATTGGCTGAAGCTTACTCCCTCCAGGCTAGAAGCCACAGTAGAGATTCTCCGGAGGTTGGGGGAATTATCAGATCCACTGCGACGTGTGAGGAACGCTGACTATCAACAGGAAGATTCCCAGAGTTATTCCCAGTTAATGCCTTTGGGGGTGATTGGGTTTATTTATGAGGCGTTCCCCGATTTAGGCGCGATCGCCGCTGGTTTTTGTATTAAGACTGGTAATAGCCTGATTCTTAAAGGTAGTACAGAAGCTAGTCACTCGAATGCGGCGATCGCAGAAGTGCTGCAAACTGCTATCAGTGAAGTTGGACTACCAGAAGGCTGTGTAGAATTAATCACAGCAGAACATGGTGCTTCGATTCGGGATTTAGTCACCCAAGATCAGTACGTGAATTTAGTGATTCCCTATGGACGTTCTAGCTTAATCCAGCAAGTTGTACGCCAGTCAACAAGTCCTGTGTTAAAGTCAGCTATGGGCAACTGTTACCTCTACTGGTCGCTAAATGGTAGCTTGGAAATGGTGCGCTGGATGATTCTCGATAGCCACCAGAGCGAACCAGATCCGGTAAATGCCATCGAAAAAGTTCTCATTCATCGTCAATCATTGCCATCTTCCTTATCAGTGCTGTGGAACAGCTTGAAGGAAAAAGGCTTTGAAATCAAAGGGGATGAGGAATTAGTAGAAGCTTTTCCTCAGTTGCAGCTAGCGAAAGAAGGTGAATGGGGAAACCCGTATTTAACCAAGACAGTGGCTTTTAAATTGGTGGATAGCTTAGAAAGTGCGATCGCCTGGATTAATCATTATAGTAGCGGTCATGCCGACAGCATTGTCACCGACTCCTACCAAGAAAGCCGCCAATTTGCCCTAGGAGTCAACACCGCCTCCACCTACATCAACGCATCCCCCCGTTTTTACCGCAACCCCTCGCGGGGAGATTCGGCATTTTTAGGTATGTCAAATCAAAAAGGCCATCGTCGCGGATTTATCAGTTTGGAAAGTTTGACGACTGTTAAGCACATTGTCCAAGGAAATGGGCGGTTTTAG
- the psbZ gene encoding photosystem II reaction center protein PsbZ, with translation MTVVFQISLISLVLISFVLVVGVPVAYATPQNWVESKKLLWVGSGVWIALVLLVGVLNFFVV, from the coding sequence ATGACCGTAGTATTTCAAATCTCTTTAATATCTCTAGTTCTGATATCTTTTGTTCTAGTCGTTGGTGTTCCAGTGGCCTACGCCACTCCCCAAAATTGGGTTGAATCTAAAAAACTGCTCTGGGTAGGTTCTGGAGTTTGGATTGCTTTGGTGCTTTTAGTCGGAGTATTAAACTTTTTTGTCGTATAG